A genomic region of Tamandua tetradactyla isolate mTamTet1 chromosome 2, mTamTet1.pri, whole genome shotgun sequence contains the following coding sequences:
- the PSMD5 gene encoding 26S proteasome non-ATPase regulatory subunit 5 isoform X2 produces the protein MLSEAFLALTFEQTALCVSILERLLQAVEPVHVARNLRADLQRGLTHPDDSVKILTLSQVRRIVENSDAVTEILNNSVLLKQIIYCIGGENLSVAKAAIKSLSRISLTQAGLEALFESNLLDDMKSVMKTNDIVRYRVYELIVEISSMSPESLKYCTTSGLVTQLLRELTGEDVLVRATCIEMVTSLAYTHHGRQYLAQEGVIDQISNLIVGADSDPFSSFYLPGFVKFFGNLAIMDSPQQICERYPVFVEKVFEMTESQDPTMIGVAVDTIGILGSNVEGKQVLQKTGTCFERLLTKIGHQAKNASTELKIRCLDAVSSLLYLPPEQQTDDLLRMTESWFSFLSRDPLELFRGISNQPFPELHCAALKVFTAIANQPWAQKLMFNSPGFVEYVIDRSVEHDKASKDAKYELVKALANSNTIAEIFGNPNYLKLRTYLSEGPYYVKPVSMTAVEGAE, from the exons TGAACAGACTGCTTTGTGTGTATCCATTCTGGAGAGATTGCTTCAAGCTGTGGAGCCAGTTCATGTGGCACGGAACCTTAGAGCTGACCTACAGAGAGGACTGACTCACCCTGATGATTCAGTAAAAATCCTCACTCTGTCCCAG GTTAGAAGAATTGTTGAAAATTCTGATGCTGTTACTGAGATTCTAAATAATTCTGTGTTACTAAAACAAATCATATATTGTATTGGTGGAGAGAATCTATCTGTAGCTAAAGCG gCCATCAAATCCCTGTCAAGAATCTCACTAACCCAAGCTGGACTAGAGGCTTTATTTGAAAGCAATCTGCTGGATGATATGAAAAGTGTAATGAAAACAAATGACATTGTTCGATACAGAGTATATGAg ctaatTGTAGAGATATCTTCCATGTCACCAGAATCTTTAAAGTACTGTACTACCAGCGGACTGGTAACCCAGCTCCTCCGAGAGCTGACGGGCGAGGATGTTCTTGTCAg AGCTACCTGTATAGAAATGGTGACATCACTGGCATATACTCATCATGGGCGACAGTACCTTGCACAAGAAGGAGTAATTGACCAGATTTCTAACCTAATTGTTGGGGCAGATTCAGACcctttctctagcttctatttGCCAG GGTTTGTGAAGTTTTTTGGAAACTTGGCTATAATGGATAGTCCTCAACAGATCTGTGAGCGTTATCCTGTCTTTGTGGAAAAGGTCTTTGAAATGACAGAAAGTCAAGACCCTACCATGATTGGTGTAGCAGTGGACACAATTGGAATCCTGGGATCCaatgtagaaggaaaacaggtTTTACAGAAAACAG GAACTTGCTTTGAACGTTTGCTCACAAAAATAGGACATCAAGCAAAGAATGCCTCAACCGAGCTAAAAATTAGGTGTTTGGATGCAGTTTCATCTCTTCTGTATTTACCG CCTGAGCAGCAAACTGATGACCTCCTGAGGATGACAGAATCctggttttcctttttatctcGGGATCCACTGGAACTCTTTCGTGGCATCAGTAATCAGCCCTTCCCTGAACTACATTGTGCTGCCTTAAAAGTGTTCACA GCCATTGCAAACCAACCCTGGGCTCAGAAACTTATGTTTAACAGTCCAGGTTTTGTAGAATATGTGATAGACCGGTCTGTGGAACATGACAAAGCTTCAAAGGATGCCAAGTATGAACTAGTAAAAGCACTTGCCAATTCCAATACAATTGCAGAAATCTTTGGGAACCCGAATTATTTAAAGCTCAGGACTTACCTGAGTGAAGGTCCATACTATGTGAAGCCTGTTTCCATGACAGCAGTGGAAGGAGCTGAATGA
- the B3GALT9 gene encoding beta-1,3-galactosyltransferase 9 gives MEPLRSNLSRYYILSQPEVCKGKNIFLLSLIFSNPGDGTRRDLIRKTWGNVTSVRGHPILTLFALGMPVLVTTQQEIDKESLKNNDIIEGIFLDSSENQTLKIIAMTQWAVTFFPNALFILKVDEEMFVNLPSLVDYLLNLKELLEDIYVGRVIHQDTPNRDPHSQEFIPLNEYPGKYYPDYCSGEAFIMSQDVAGMMYVVSKEVPIMVPADVFVGICAKFIGLTPIHSSRFSGKRHIRYSRCCYKFIFTSLGSTEPKMLLAWKEINDGKECTLFKIYYGLISCKLLTYLDSFKRFHVGTIKNNAMYFGD, from the coding sequence ATGGAACCCTTAAGAAGTAATCTTTCCAGATATTATATCCTGAGTCAGCCAGAGGTGTGTAAAGGGaagaacatttttttgctttctctaaTCTTCAGTAACCCAGGAGATGGGACAAGGCGGGATCTCATCAGGAAAACCTGGGGCAATGTGACTAGTGTCCGGGGGCACCCCATACTCACACTGTTTGCTTTGGGAATGCCTGTTTTGGTAACTACCCAGCAAGAGATAGACAAAGAGTCTCTTAAGAACAATGATATAATTGAAGGAATCTTTCTGGACAGTTCTGAGAACCAaaccttgaaaattattgccaTGACACAATGGGCTGTAACTTTCTTTCCTAATGCCCTATTCATTCTCAAGGTTGATGAAGAAATGTTTGTCAATCTACCAAGCTTAGTGGACTATCTTCTCAATTTGAAAGAACTCCTTGAAGATATCTATGTAGGAAGAGTTATCCATCAGGATACACCCAACAGAGATCCTCACAGTCAAGAATTCATCCCTCTTAATGAGTACCCAGGAAAGTACTACCCAGATTATTGCAGTGGTGAGGCCTTTATAATGTCCCAGGATGTGGCTGGGATGatgtatgtggtttccaaagaaGTACCCATTATGGTGCCAGCTGATGTATTTGTAGGAATTTGCGCTAAATTCATTGGCCTTACACCCATCCACAGTTCAAGGTTTTCTGGAAAGAGGCACATCAGATACAGCAGATGTTGCTATAAGttcattttcacttccttaggaTCTACAGAACCCAAAATGCTCCTGGCATGGAAGGAAATTAATGATGGTAAAGAATGTACtctgtttaaaatttattatggGCTAATTTCCTGCAAACTTCTGACATACCTTGACAGCTTTAAACGTTTTCATGTGGGTACCATAAAAAACAATGCTATGTATTTTGGTGATTag